Proteins encoded together in one Phyllostomus discolor isolate MPI-MPIP mPhyDis1 chromosome 6, mPhyDis1.pri.v3, whole genome shotgun sequence window:
- the LOC114498890 gene encoding olfactory receptor 52D1-like, producing the protein MVDYNRTSLQPVTFLLLGIPGLEAAHIWISIPFFLVYLLSLVGNVALLLIVKTDHKLHEPMYFFLCMLSVADLMLTSSTLPKILSLFWFNDREIYFEACLTQMYLIHSLSTMESGFILAMAFDRYVAICHPLRHSIILTPEVIIDLGVLIVFRGAILLSPHPFLLRWLSYCKTNVISHTYCEFMALIKLVCTETKIRRTYSLIVAFLTGGLDFILIICSYVLILFTVFHLPSKAARLKTLSTCVSHVWVILVFYTPAFFSFLTHRFGHHIVPHIHIFIANIYLLIPPMMNPIIYGVKTKRIREGFFKLLTTQCAQLCKVCSSPDCQHG; encoded by the coding sequence GCATTCCAGGATTGGAGGCTGCTCACATATGGATCTCTATCCCTTTCTTCCTGGTCTACCTACTGTCACTGGTGGGAAATGTTGCCCTTTTATTAATTGTCAAAACAGACCACAAACTGCATGAACCTATGTACTTCTTTCTATGCATGCTTTCAGTGGCTGATCTGATGCTCACTTCTTCTACACTTCCCAAGATACTCAGTCTTTTCTGGTTCAATGACAGAGAGATCTACTTTGAAGCCTGCCTCACTCAAATGTATCTTATACATTCTCTCTCAACTATGGAATCTGGATTTATCTTGGCTATGGCTTTTGACCGCTATGTAGCCATTTGCCACCCACTAAGACATTCCATCATCTTAACACCTGAAGTGATCATAGACTTGGGTGTGCTCATTGTCTTCAGAGGAGCTATACTCCTAAGTCCACACCCCTTCCTATTGAGGTGGCTTTCCTACTGCAAAACTAATGTCATTTCACACACTTATTGTGAGTTTATGGCCCTGATTAAACTGGTTTGCACTGAGACAAAGATTCGTAGAACATACAGCCTAATTGTGGCATTCCTGACAGGGGGATTGGATTTCATATTGATCATCTGTTCCTATGTGCTTATTCTTTTCACCGTCTTCCATCTTCCATCCAAAGCTGCCCGCCTCAAGACCTTAAGTACCTGTGTCTCCCATGTATGGGTCATCTTGGTGTTTTATACACcagcctttttctcttttctcactcaTAGGTTTGGTCACCACATTGTTCCacatattcacatttttatagcCAACATATACCTTCTTATTCCTCCTATGATGAATCCTATTATTTATGGTGTTAAAACCAAAAGAATCAGGGAGGGGTTCTTTAAATTGTTAACAACCCAATGTGCTCAGCTTTGCAAGGTTTGTAGCTCCCCAGATTGTCAACATGGATGA